The proteins below come from a single Drosophila suzukii chromosome X, CBGP_Dsuzu_IsoJpt1.0, whole genome shotgun sequence genomic window:
- the Appl gene encoding amyloid-beta-like protein isoform X11, whose protein sequence is MCAALRRNLLLRSLWVVLAIGTAQVQAASPRWEPQIAVLCEAGQIYQPQYLSEEGRWVTDLSKKTTGATCLRDKMDLLDYCKKAYPNRDITNIVESSHYQKIGGWCRQGALNAAKCKGSHRWIKPFRCLEGPFQSDALLVPEGCLFDHIHNASRCWPFVRWNQTGAAACQERGMQMRSFAMLLPCGISVFSGVEFVCCPKHFKTDEIHVKKTDLPVMPPAQITSANDELVVNDEDDSNDSNYSKDANDDELDDEDDLMGDDEEDEMVADEAAAGGGSPSTGSSGDVNSGSLDDINAEYDSGEEGDNYEEDGAGSEGEADGETSWNQSGGAKVVTLKSGASSAPSNIPIVPASEKTPLKSDLVTSTPQLSAAAAAAAAAAAAASMNSGNSGAGLGSGAGAGAPPSTAQPTSDPYFTHFDPHYEHQSYKRLEESHREKVTRVMKDWSDLEEKYQDMRLADPKAAQSFKQRMTARFQTSVQALEEEGNAEKHQLAAMHQQRVLAHINQRKREAMTCYTQALTEQPPNAHHVEKCLQKLLRALHKDRAHALAHYRHLLNSGGPGGLEAAASERPRTLERLIDIDRAVNQSMTMLKRYPELSAKIAQLMNDYILALRSKDDIPGSSLGMSEEAEAGILDKYRIEIERKVAEKERLRLAEKQRKEQRAAEREKLREEKLRLEAKKVDDMLKSQAAEQQSQQSPQSSTQSQAQQQQQEKSLSSKELGLDGGLVTAANPNLDTTKSEKELSDTEYAEATVSSTKVQTVLPTVDDDAVQRAVEDVAAAVAHQEAEPQVQHFMTHDLGHRESSFSLRREFAQHAHAVKEGRNVYFTLSFAGIALMAAVFVGVAVAKWRTSRSPHAQGFIEVDQNVTTHHPIVQEEKIVPNMQINGYENPTYKYFEVKE, encoded by the exons GCCTATCCCAACCGAGACATTACCAATATCGTAGAGTCATCCCACTACCAGAAGATCGGCGGCTGGTGCCGTCAGGGTGCTCTGAATGCGGCCAAGTGCAAGGGCTCCCACCGCTGGATCAAGCCATTCCGCTGTCTCG AAGGACCATTCCAATCGGACGCCCTGCTGGTTCCCGAGGGCTGCCTCTTCGACCACATCCACAACGCCTCCCGCTGCTGGCCATTCGTGAGGTGGAACCAAACTGGAGCAGCCGCTTGCCAGGAGCGTGGTATGCAGATGCGCAGCTTCGCCATGCTCCTGCCCTGCGGCATCTCGGTCTTCTCCGGCGTGGAGTTCGTCTGCTGTCCCAAGCACTTCAAGA CCGATGAAATCCATGTGAAAAAGACCGACTTGCCGGTGATGCCACCAGCCCAGATTACCAGTGCCAATGACGAACTGGTGGTGAATGACGAGGACGACAGCAATGACTCGAATTACTCTAAGGATGCCAATGACGATGAGCTGGACGATGAGGATGACCTGATGGGCGATGACGAGGAGGACGAGATGGTGGCGGATGAGGCAGCTGCCGGAGGCGGAAGTCCCAGCACCGGTTCCTCAGGGGATGTCAATAGCGGATCTTTGGATGACATAAATGCGGAGTATGATAGCGGTGAGGAGGGTGACAACTACGAGGAGGATGGAGCTGGTTCCGAGGGCGAGGCTGATGGTGAGACCTCCTGGAATCAGAGTGGAGGAGCTAAGGTGGTGACCCTGAAGAGTGGTGCCTCTTCCGCCCCGTCCAACATTCCGATTGTCCCTGCTTCCGAAAAGACACCCCTGAAGTCCGACTTGGTCACGAGCACTCCTCAGCTTTCTGCCGCAGCagccgccgctgctgctgctgctgctgcagcatCTATGAATTCTGGAAACTCGGGAGCTGGATTGGGATCAggagctggagctggagcCCCACCATCCACCGCACAGCCCACTTCGGACCCGTACTTCACCCACTTTGATCCGCACTATGAGCACCAGAGCTACAAA CGCCTTGAGGAATCGCATCGCGAGAAGGTCACGCGCGTGATGAAGGACTGGTCTGATCTGGAGGAGAAGTACCAGGACATGCGACTGGCGGACCCCAAGGCAGCCCAATCCTTTAAGCAGCGGATGACGGCTCGCTTCCAG ACTTCTGTTCAGGCACTCGAGGAAGAAGGCAACGCCGAGAAGCACCAGCTGGCCGCCATGCACCAGCAGCGCGTTTTGGCCCACATCAACCAGCGGAAGCGGGAGGCCATGACCTGCTACACCCAGGCCCTCACCGAACAGCCCCCGAAC GCTCACCATGTTGAGAAGTGCCTGCAGAAATTACTGCGCGCCTTGCACAAGGACCGTGCCCATGCTTTGGCCCACTACCGCCACCTGTTGAACTCTGGAGGACCCGGTGGCCTGGAGGCGGCTGCTTCGGAGCGACCACGCACACTTGAGCGCCTGATCGACATCGATCGTGCCGTTAACCAGTCGATGACCATGCTCAAGCGCTATCCCGAGCTATCGGCCAAGATTGCCCAACTGATGAACGACTATATCCTGGCATTGCGTAGCAAGGACGACATTCCCGGCTCGTCGTTGGGCATGAGCGAGGAGGCGGAAGCCGGCATTCTGGACAAGTACCGCATCGAGATCGAGCGCAAGGTGGCCGAGAAGGAGCGTCTCCGGCTGGCCGAGAAGCAGCGCAAGGAGCAGCGGGCCGCCGAGCGGGAGAAACTGCGCGAGGAGAAGCTGCGCCTGGAGGCCAAGAAGGTGGACGATATGCTCAAGTCGCAGGCGGCCGAGCAGCAATCGCAGCAGTCACCACAGTCGTCGACCCAATCGCaggcgcagcagcagcagcaggagaaGAGCCTGAGCAGCAAGGAGCTGGGTCTCGATGGCGGACTTGTAACAGCGGCCAATCCCAACTTGGACACCACCAAGAGCGAGAAGGAGCTGTCGGATACTGAGTACGCCGAGGCAACAGTAAG CAGCACCAAGGTGCAGACCGTGCTACCAACGGTCGACGATGATGCCGTCCAGCGGGCGGTGGAGGATGTGGCCGCTGCCGTTGCTCACCAGGAGGCCGAGCCGCAGGTGCAGCACTTCATGACCCATGACCTGGGCCACCGCGAATCG AGCTTCTCGCTGCGCCGCGAATTCGCGCAGCATGCGCACGCGGTCAAGGAGGGTCGCAACGTCTACTTCACGCTCTCCTTCGCCGGCATCGCCCTCATGGCGGCCGTCTTCGTGGGCGTGGCCGTGGCCAAGTGGCGGACATCGCGCTCGCCGCACGCCCAAGGCTTCATCGAGGTCGATCAG AACGTAACCACACACCATCCCATCGTGCAGGAGGAGAAGATCGTGCCCAACATGCAGATCAATGGGTACGAGAATCCGACCTACAAATATTTCGAAGTGAAAGAGTAA
- the Appl gene encoding amyloid-beta-like protein isoform X3, producing the protein MCAALRRNLLLRSLWVVLAIGTAQVQAASPRWEPQIAVLCEAGQIYQPQYLSEEGRWVTDLSKKTTGATCLRDKMDLLDYCKKAYPNRDITNIVESSHYQKIGGWCRQGALNAAKCKGSHRWIKPFRCLEGPFQSDALLVPEGCLFDHIHNASRCWPFVRWNQTGAAACQERGMQMRSFAMLLPCGISVFSGVEFVCCPKHFKTDEIHVKKTDLPVMPPAQITSANDELVVNDEDDSNDSNYSKDANDDELDDEDDLMGDDEEDEMVADEAAAGGGSPSTGSSGDVNSGSLDDINAEYDSGEEGDNYEEDGAGSEGEADGETSWNQSGGAKVVTLKSGASSAPSNIPIVPASEKTPLKSDLVTSTPQLSAAAAAAAAAAAAASMNSGNSGAGLGSGAGAGAPPSTAQPTSDPYFTHFDPHYEHQSYKVSQKEAQQRLEESHREKVTRVMKDWSDLEEKYQDMRLADPKAAQSFKQRMTARFQTSVQALEEEGNAEKHQLAAMHQQRVLAHINQRKREAMTCYTQALTEQPPNAHHVEKCLQKLLRALHKDRAHALAHYRHLLNSGGPGGLEAAASERPRTLERLIDIDRAVNQSMTMLKRYPELSAKIAQLMNDYILALRSKDDIPGSSLGMSEEAEAGILDKYRIEIERKVAEKERLRLAEKQRKEQRAAEREKLREEKLRLEAKKVDDMLKSQAAEQQSQQSPQSSTQSQAQQQQQEKSLSSKELGLDGGLVTAANPNLDTTKSEKELSDTEYAEATVSTKVQTVLPTVDDDAVQRAVEDVAAAVAHQEAEPQVQHFMTHDLGHRESSFSLRREFAQHAHAVKEGRNVYFTLSFAGIALMAAVFVGVAVAKWRTSRSPHAQGFIEVDQNVTTHHPIVQEEKIVPNMQINGYENPTYKYFEVKE; encoded by the exons GCCTATCCCAACCGAGACATTACCAATATCGTAGAGTCATCCCACTACCAGAAGATCGGCGGCTGGTGCCGTCAGGGTGCTCTGAATGCGGCCAAGTGCAAGGGCTCCCACCGCTGGATCAAGCCATTCCGCTGTCTCG AAGGACCATTCCAATCGGACGCCCTGCTGGTTCCCGAGGGCTGCCTCTTCGACCACATCCACAACGCCTCCCGCTGCTGGCCATTCGTGAGGTGGAACCAAACTGGAGCAGCCGCTTGCCAGGAGCGTGGTATGCAGATGCGCAGCTTCGCCATGCTCCTGCCCTGCGGCATCTCGGTCTTCTCCGGCGTGGAGTTCGTCTGCTGTCCCAAGCACTTCAAGA CCGATGAAATCCATGTGAAAAAGACCGACTTGCCGGTGATGCCACCAGCCCAGATTACCAGTGCCAATGACGAACTGGTGGTGAATGACGAGGACGACAGCAATGACTCGAATTACTCTAAGGATGCCAATGACGATGAGCTGGACGATGAGGATGACCTGATGGGCGATGACGAGGAGGACGAGATGGTGGCGGATGAGGCAGCTGCCGGAGGCGGAAGTCCCAGCACCGGTTCCTCAGGGGATGTCAATAGCGGATCTTTGGATGACATAAATGCGGAGTATGATAGCGGTGAGGAGGGTGACAACTACGAGGAGGATGGAGCTGGTTCCGAGGGCGAGGCTGATGGTGAGACCTCCTGGAATCAGAGTGGAGGAGCTAAGGTGGTGACCCTGAAGAGTGGTGCCTCTTCCGCCCCGTCCAACATTCCGATTGTCCCTGCTTCCGAAAAGACACCCCTGAAGTCCGACTTGGTCACGAGCACTCCTCAGCTTTCTGCCGCAGCagccgccgctgctgctgctgctgctgcagcatCTATGAATTCTGGAAACTCGGGAGCTGGATTGGGATCAggagctggagctggagcCCCACCATCCACCGCACAGCCCACTTCGGACCCGTACTTCACCCACTTTGATCCGCACTATGAGCACCAGAGCTACAAAGTAAGTCAGAAA GAAGCCCAACAGCGCCTTGAGGAATCGCATCGCGAGAAGGTCACGCGCGTGATGAAGGACTGGTCTGATCTGGAGGAGAAGTACCAGGACATGCGACTGGCGGACCCCAAGGCAGCCCAATCCTTTAAGCAGCGGATGACGGCTCGCTTCCAG ACTTCTGTTCAGGCACTCGAGGAAGAAGGCAACGCCGAGAAGCACCAGCTGGCCGCCATGCACCAGCAGCGCGTTTTGGCCCACATCAACCAGCGGAAGCGGGAGGCCATGACCTGCTACACCCAGGCCCTCACCGAACAGCCCCCGAAC GCTCACCATGTTGAGAAGTGCCTGCAGAAATTACTGCGCGCCTTGCACAAGGACCGTGCCCATGCTTTGGCCCACTACCGCCACCTGTTGAACTCTGGAGGACCCGGTGGCCTGGAGGCGGCTGCTTCGGAGCGACCACGCACACTTGAGCGCCTGATCGACATCGATCGTGCCGTTAACCAGTCGATGACCATGCTCAAGCGCTATCCCGAGCTATCGGCCAAGATTGCCCAACTGATGAACGACTATATCCTGGCATTGCGTAGCAAGGACGACATTCCCGGCTCGTCGTTGGGCATGAGCGAGGAGGCGGAAGCCGGCATTCTGGACAAGTACCGCATCGAGATCGAGCGCAAGGTGGCCGAGAAGGAGCGTCTCCGGCTGGCCGAGAAGCAGCGCAAGGAGCAGCGGGCCGCCGAGCGGGAGAAACTGCGCGAGGAGAAGCTGCGCCTGGAGGCCAAGAAGGTGGACGATATGCTCAAGTCGCAGGCGGCCGAGCAGCAATCGCAGCAGTCACCACAGTCGTCGACCCAATCGCaggcgcagcagcagcagcaggagaaGAGCCTGAGCAGCAAGGAGCTGGGTCTCGATGGCGGACTTGTAACAGCGGCCAATCCCAACTTGGACACCACCAAGAGCGAGAAGGAGCTGTCGGATACTGAGTACGCCGAGGCAACAGTAAG CACCAAGGTGCAGACCGTGCTACCAACGGTCGACGATGATGCCGTCCAGCGGGCGGTGGAGGATGTGGCCGCTGCCGTTGCTCACCAGGAGGCCGAGCCGCAGGTGCAGCACTTCATGACCCATGACCTGGGCCACCGCGAATCG AGCTTCTCGCTGCGCCGCGAATTCGCGCAGCATGCGCACGCGGTCAAGGAGGGTCGCAACGTCTACTTCACGCTCTCCTTCGCCGGCATCGCCCTCATGGCGGCCGTCTTCGTGGGCGTGGCCGTGGCCAAGTGGCGGACATCGCGCTCGCCGCACGCCCAAGGCTTCATCGAGGTCGATCAG AACGTAACCACACACCATCCCATCGTGCAGGAGGAGAAGATCGTGCCCAACATGCAGATCAATGGGTACGAGAATCCGACCTACAAATATTTCGAAGTGAAAGAGTAA
- the Appl gene encoding amyloid-beta-like protein isoform X13 translates to MCAALRRNLLLRSLWVVLAIGTAQVQAASPRWEPQIAVLCEAGQIYQPQYLSEEGRWVTDLSKKTTGATCLRDKMDLLDYCKKAYPNRDITNIVESSHYQKIGGWCRQGALNAAKCKGSHRWIKPFRCLEGPFQSDALLVPEGCLFDHIHNASRCWPFVRWNQTGAAACQERGMQMRSFAMLLPCGISVFSGVEFVCCPKHFKTDEIHVKKTDLPVMPPAQITSANDELVVNDEDDSNDSNYSKDANDDELDDEDDLMGDDEEDEMVADEAAAGGGSPSTGSSGDVNSGSLDDINAEYDSGEEGDNYEEDGAGSEGEADGETSWNQSGGAKVVTLKSGASSAPSNIPIVPASEKTPLKSDLVTSTPQLSAAAAAAAAAAAAASMNSGNSGAGLGSGAGAGAPPSTAQPTSDPYFTHFDPHYEHQSYKRLEESHREKVTRVMKDWSDLEEKYQDMRLADPKAAQSFKQRMTARFQALEEEGNAEKHQLAAMHQQRVLAHINQRKREAMTCYTQALTEQPPNAHHVEKCLQKLLRALHKDRAHALAHYRHLLNSGGPGGLEAAASERPRTLERLIDIDRAVNQSMTMLKRYPELSAKIAQLMNDYILALRSKDDIPGSSLGMSEEAEAGILDKYRIEIERKVAEKERLRLAEKQRKEQRAAEREKLREEKLRLEAKKVDDMLKSQAAEQQSQQSPQSSTQSQAQQQQQEKSLSSKELGLDGGLVTAANPNLDTTKSEKELSDTEYAEATVSSTKVQTVLPTVDDDAVQRAVEDVAAAVAHQEAEPQVQHFMTHDLGHRESSFSLRREFAQHAHAVKEGRNVYFTLSFAGIALMAAVFVGVAVAKWRTSRSPHAQGFIEVDQNVTTHHPIVQEEKIVPNMQINGYENPTYKYFEVKE, encoded by the exons GCCTATCCCAACCGAGACATTACCAATATCGTAGAGTCATCCCACTACCAGAAGATCGGCGGCTGGTGCCGTCAGGGTGCTCTGAATGCGGCCAAGTGCAAGGGCTCCCACCGCTGGATCAAGCCATTCCGCTGTCTCG AAGGACCATTCCAATCGGACGCCCTGCTGGTTCCCGAGGGCTGCCTCTTCGACCACATCCACAACGCCTCCCGCTGCTGGCCATTCGTGAGGTGGAACCAAACTGGAGCAGCCGCTTGCCAGGAGCGTGGTATGCAGATGCGCAGCTTCGCCATGCTCCTGCCCTGCGGCATCTCGGTCTTCTCCGGCGTGGAGTTCGTCTGCTGTCCCAAGCACTTCAAGA CCGATGAAATCCATGTGAAAAAGACCGACTTGCCGGTGATGCCACCAGCCCAGATTACCAGTGCCAATGACGAACTGGTGGTGAATGACGAGGACGACAGCAATGACTCGAATTACTCTAAGGATGCCAATGACGATGAGCTGGACGATGAGGATGACCTGATGGGCGATGACGAGGAGGACGAGATGGTGGCGGATGAGGCAGCTGCCGGAGGCGGAAGTCCCAGCACCGGTTCCTCAGGGGATGTCAATAGCGGATCTTTGGATGACATAAATGCGGAGTATGATAGCGGTGAGGAGGGTGACAACTACGAGGAGGATGGAGCTGGTTCCGAGGGCGAGGCTGATGGTGAGACCTCCTGGAATCAGAGTGGAGGAGCTAAGGTGGTGACCCTGAAGAGTGGTGCCTCTTCCGCCCCGTCCAACATTCCGATTGTCCCTGCTTCCGAAAAGACACCCCTGAAGTCCGACTTGGTCACGAGCACTCCTCAGCTTTCTGCCGCAGCagccgccgctgctgctgctgctgctgcagcatCTATGAATTCTGGAAACTCGGGAGCTGGATTGGGATCAggagctggagctggagcCCCACCATCCACCGCACAGCCCACTTCGGACCCGTACTTCACCCACTTTGATCCGCACTATGAGCACCAGAGCTACAAA CGCCTTGAGGAATCGCATCGCGAGAAGGTCACGCGCGTGATGAAGGACTGGTCTGATCTGGAGGAGAAGTACCAGGACATGCGACTGGCGGACCCCAAGGCAGCCCAATCCTTTAAGCAGCGGATGACGGCTCGCTTCCAG GCACTCGAGGAAGAAGGCAACGCCGAGAAGCACCAGCTGGCCGCCATGCACCAGCAGCGCGTTTTGGCCCACATCAACCAGCGGAAGCGGGAGGCCATGACCTGCTACACCCAGGCCCTCACCGAACAGCCCCCGAAC GCTCACCATGTTGAGAAGTGCCTGCAGAAATTACTGCGCGCCTTGCACAAGGACCGTGCCCATGCTTTGGCCCACTACCGCCACCTGTTGAACTCTGGAGGACCCGGTGGCCTGGAGGCGGCTGCTTCGGAGCGACCACGCACACTTGAGCGCCTGATCGACATCGATCGTGCCGTTAACCAGTCGATGACCATGCTCAAGCGCTATCCCGAGCTATCGGCCAAGATTGCCCAACTGATGAACGACTATATCCTGGCATTGCGTAGCAAGGACGACATTCCCGGCTCGTCGTTGGGCATGAGCGAGGAGGCGGAAGCCGGCATTCTGGACAAGTACCGCATCGAGATCGAGCGCAAGGTGGCCGAGAAGGAGCGTCTCCGGCTGGCCGAGAAGCAGCGCAAGGAGCAGCGGGCCGCCGAGCGGGAGAAACTGCGCGAGGAGAAGCTGCGCCTGGAGGCCAAGAAGGTGGACGATATGCTCAAGTCGCAGGCGGCCGAGCAGCAATCGCAGCAGTCACCACAGTCGTCGACCCAATCGCaggcgcagcagcagcagcaggagaaGAGCCTGAGCAGCAAGGAGCTGGGTCTCGATGGCGGACTTGTAACAGCGGCCAATCCCAACTTGGACACCACCAAGAGCGAGAAGGAGCTGTCGGATACTGAGTACGCCGAGGCAACAGTAAG CAGCACCAAGGTGCAGACCGTGCTACCAACGGTCGACGATGATGCCGTCCAGCGGGCGGTGGAGGATGTGGCCGCTGCCGTTGCTCACCAGGAGGCCGAGCCGCAGGTGCAGCACTTCATGACCCATGACCTGGGCCACCGCGAATCG AGCTTCTCGCTGCGCCGCGAATTCGCGCAGCATGCGCACGCGGTCAAGGAGGGTCGCAACGTCTACTTCACGCTCTCCTTCGCCGGCATCGCCCTCATGGCGGCCGTCTTCGTGGGCGTGGCCGTGGCCAAGTGGCGGACATCGCGCTCGCCGCACGCCCAAGGCTTCATCGAGGTCGATCAG AACGTAACCACACACCATCCCATCGTGCAGGAGGAGAAGATCGTGCCCAACATGCAGATCAATGGGTACGAGAATCCGACCTACAAATATTTCGAAGTGAAAGAGTAA
- the Appl gene encoding amyloid-beta-like protein isoform X10 encodes MCAALRRNLLLRSLWVVLAIGTAQVQAASPRWEPQIAVLCEAGQIYQPQYLSEEGRWVTDLSKKTTGATCLRDKMDLLDYCKKAYPNRDITNIVESSHYQKIGGWCRQGALNAAKCKGSHRWIKPFRCLEGPFQSDALLVPEGCLFDHIHNASRCWPFVRWNQTGAAACQERGMQMRSFAMLLPCGISVFSGVEFVCCPKHFKTDEIHVKKTDLPVMPPAQITSANDELVVNDEDDSNDSNYSKDANDDELDDEDDLMGDDEEDEMVADEAAAGGGSPSTGSSGDVNSGSLDDINAEYDSGEEGDNYEEDGAGSEGEADGETSWNQSGGAKVVTLKSGASSAPSNIPIVPASEKTPLKSDLVTSTPQLSAAAAAAAAAAAAASMNSGNSGAGLGSGAGAGAPPSTAQPTSDPYFTHFDPHYEHQSYKVSQKRLEESHREKVTRVMKDWSDLEEKYQDMRLADPKAAQSFKQRMTARFQALEEEGNAEKHQLAAMHQQRVLAHINQRKREAMTCYTQALTEQPPNAHHVEKCLQKLLRALHKDRAHALAHYRHLLNSGGPGGLEAAASERPRTLERLIDIDRAVNQSMTMLKRYPELSAKIAQLMNDYILALRSKDDIPGSSLGMSEEAEAGILDKYRIEIERKVAEKERLRLAEKQRKEQRAAEREKLREEKLRLEAKKVDDMLKSQAAEQQSQQSPQSSTQSQAQQQQQEKSLSSKELGLDGGLVTAANPNLDTTKSEKELSDTEYAEATVSSTKVQTVLPTVDDDAVQRAVEDVAAAVAHQEAEPQVQHFMTHDLGHRESSFSLRREFAQHAHAVKEGRNVYFTLSFAGIALMAAVFVGVAVAKWRTSRSPHAQGFIEVDQNVTTHHPIVQEEKIVPNMQINGYENPTYKYFEVKE; translated from the exons GCCTATCCCAACCGAGACATTACCAATATCGTAGAGTCATCCCACTACCAGAAGATCGGCGGCTGGTGCCGTCAGGGTGCTCTGAATGCGGCCAAGTGCAAGGGCTCCCACCGCTGGATCAAGCCATTCCGCTGTCTCG AAGGACCATTCCAATCGGACGCCCTGCTGGTTCCCGAGGGCTGCCTCTTCGACCACATCCACAACGCCTCCCGCTGCTGGCCATTCGTGAGGTGGAACCAAACTGGAGCAGCCGCTTGCCAGGAGCGTGGTATGCAGATGCGCAGCTTCGCCATGCTCCTGCCCTGCGGCATCTCGGTCTTCTCCGGCGTGGAGTTCGTCTGCTGTCCCAAGCACTTCAAGA CCGATGAAATCCATGTGAAAAAGACCGACTTGCCGGTGATGCCACCAGCCCAGATTACCAGTGCCAATGACGAACTGGTGGTGAATGACGAGGACGACAGCAATGACTCGAATTACTCTAAGGATGCCAATGACGATGAGCTGGACGATGAGGATGACCTGATGGGCGATGACGAGGAGGACGAGATGGTGGCGGATGAGGCAGCTGCCGGAGGCGGAAGTCCCAGCACCGGTTCCTCAGGGGATGTCAATAGCGGATCTTTGGATGACATAAATGCGGAGTATGATAGCGGTGAGGAGGGTGACAACTACGAGGAGGATGGAGCTGGTTCCGAGGGCGAGGCTGATGGTGAGACCTCCTGGAATCAGAGTGGAGGAGCTAAGGTGGTGACCCTGAAGAGTGGTGCCTCTTCCGCCCCGTCCAACATTCCGATTGTCCCTGCTTCCGAAAAGACACCCCTGAAGTCCGACTTGGTCACGAGCACTCCTCAGCTTTCTGCCGCAGCagccgccgctgctgctgctgctgctgcagcatCTATGAATTCTGGAAACTCGGGAGCTGGATTGGGATCAggagctggagctggagcCCCACCATCCACCGCACAGCCCACTTCGGACCCGTACTTCACCCACTTTGATCCGCACTATGAGCACCAGAGCTACAAAGTAAGTCAGAAA CGCCTTGAGGAATCGCATCGCGAGAAGGTCACGCGCGTGATGAAGGACTGGTCTGATCTGGAGGAGAAGTACCAGGACATGCGACTGGCGGACCCCAAGGCAGCCCAATCCTTTAAGCAGCGGATGACGGCTCGCTTCCAG GCACTCGAGGAAGAAGGCAACGCCGAGAAGCACCAGCTGGCCGCCATGCACCAGCAGCGCGTTTTGGCCCACATCAACCAGCGGAAGCGGGAGGCCATGACCTGCTACACCCAGGCCCTCACCGAACAGCCCCCGAAC GCTCACCATGTTGAGAAGTGCCTGCAGAAATTACTGCGCGCCTTGCACAAGGACCGTGCCCATGCTTTGGCCCACTACCGCCACCTGTTGAACTCTGGAGGACCCGGTGGCCTGGAGGCGGCTGCTTCGGAGCGACCACGCACACTTGAGCGCCTGATCGACATCGATCGTGCCGTTAACCAGTCGATGACCATGCTCAAGCGCTATCCCGAGCTATCGGCCAAGATTGCCCAACTGATGAACGACTATATCCTGGCATTGCGTAGCAAGGACGACATTCCCGGCTCGTCGTTGGGCATGAGCGAGGAGGCGGAAGCCGGCATTCTGGACAAGTACCGCATCGAGATCGAGCGCAAGGTGGCCGAGAAGGAGCGTCTCCGGCTGGCCGAGAAGCAGCGCAAGGAGCAGCGGGCCGCCGAGCGGGAGAAACTGCGCGAGGAGAAGCTGCGCCTGGAGGCCAAGAAGGTGGACGATATGCTCAAGTCGCAGGCGGCCGAGCAGCAATCGCAGCAGTCACCACAGTCGTCGACCCAATCGCaggcgcagcagcagcagcaggagaaGAGCCTGAGCAGCAAGGAGCTGGGTCTCGATGGCGGACTTGTAACAGCGGCCAATCCCAACTTGGACACCACCAAGAGCGAGAAGGAGCTGTCGGATACTGAGTACGCCGAGGCAACAGTAAG CAGCACCAAGGTGCAGACCGTGCTACCAACGGTCGACGATGATGCCGTCCAGCGGGCGGTGGAGGATGTGGCCGCTGCCGTTGCTCACCAGGAGGCCGAGCCGCAGGTGCAGCACTTCATGACCCATGACCTGGGCCACCGCGAATCG AGCTTCTCGCTGCGCCGCGAATTCGCGCAGCATGCGCACGCGGTCAAGGAGGGTCGCAACGTCTACTTCACGCTCTCCTTCGCCGGCATCGCCCTCATGGCGGCCGTCTTCGTGGGCGTGGCCGTGGCCAAGTGGCGGACATCGCGCTCGCCGCACGCCCAAGGCTTCATCGAGGTCGATCAG AACGTAACCACACACCATCCCATCGTGCAGGAGGAGAAGATCGTGCCCAACATGCAGATCAATGGGTACGAGAATCCGACCTACAAATATTTCGAAGTGAAAGAGTAA